From a region of the Calliphora vicina chromosome 4, idCalVici1.1, whole genome shotgun sequence genome:
- the LOC135956712 gene encoding protein-lysine N-methyltransferase EEF2KMT, producing MCEINKFDFNLFLKNIQKQFLCCFPLHCISWQDFPKNLSWEQQKNLMDYTITSSLNTKFPIKLSYQLNFMKKLLALLEKNCAEVHDVVYENYCQIQQNLAKDCTEKFAFKHYVVAPDIHFSLRESKSFVAEGTTGLCSWQASLALADFLVKNPCITRDKSVLELGAGTGLCGFIMLKICRPRHVLLSDGSSSCVELMVESFKRNFSEALEENYRFMLGKQFVEFSVVQWECIEDIAEVSLLKPDIILAADVVYDDSCFSDLSSAIDYVFKLKENKVEMYLAATVRNQHTLNGFLHILDALNFHITECNVVSEEKSILYWDRSTPVKILKLTR from the exons atgtgtgaaataaataaattcgatttcaatctttttttaaaaaatattcaaaaacaattCTTATGCTGCTTCCCGCTCCACTGTATTTCATGGCAG gaTTTTCCCAAAAACTTAAGTTGGGAACAACAAAAGAATTTAATGGATTATACGATCACTTCTTCACTTAATACAAAGTTTCCAATTAAGTTAAGCTACCAACTTAATTTTATGAAGAAACTTCTggcattattagaaaaaaactgtGCGGAAGTCCATGATGTAGTTTACGAGAATTATTGCCAAATACAACAAAACTTGGCCAAGGATTGTACCGAAAAGTTTGCCTTTAAGCATTATGTTGTTGCGCCGGATATACACTTTTCACTGCGCGAATCGAAAAGTTTTGTAGCTGAGGGCACAACTGGTCTTTGTAGTTGGCAAGCTTCTTTAGCTCTTGCTGATTTTTTGGTAAAGAACCCATGTATAACGAGAGATAAGTCGGTTTTAGAATTAGGTGCTGGTACTGGGTTGTGCGGAtttataatgttaaaaatatgcCGCCCCAGACATGTGTTACTCAGTGATGGCAGTAGTTCTTGTGTCGAACTAATGGTTGAAAGTTTTAAGAGAAATTTTTCAGAAGCATTAGAAGAGAACTATAGATTCATGTTGGGTAAACAATTTGTTGAATTTTCAGTAGTACAGTGGGAGTGTATAGAAGATATAGCTGAGGTTTCATTGTTAAAGCCCGATATTATATTAGCTGCAGATGTTGTATATGATGATTCTTGCTTTTCAGACTTATCTTCTGCAATAGATTATGTTTTTAAGctcaaagaaaataaagttGAAATGTATTTGGCCGCTACAGTTCGCAATCAGCATACTCTAAATGGATTTCTTCATATATTGG atgctttaaattttcatataacaGAATGCAATGTTGTTTCCgaagaaaaaagtattttgtatTGGGATCGATCAACTCCtgtaaaaatcttgaaattgACTAGATAA
- the LOC135956711 gene encoding uncharacterized protein LOC135956711 — translation MASVWEKIVYKIFQYAPSLVVCLSFLPSGLVFGYTISSFVAERNVNSGLIVYGPMILGACVGFVAALTMFMVKFFRSRIIFWHTDILLVAASFHLISSCFYFADDFDNVGAFISYLAHSLTFLAGLSFLHSICGKSCRAILLSLCFSFYILGMASAVSLIGTSYNKNIMENRTGTDEELTHGIYVDFAAVYLSIAVVALALLIGLKVLSYLGTVDCENSMDNEFRIANSNGSVFYKRDDIIKRIEFFYVTKNQQWNVTLLLIFTEAIQYSLFIYFVFWFSLNSAVRLTGVSDVDSMFWIVYAGTVISPFCLAFCSVKVTFVANQLCLIVLTILSMIICSSVKTTVPFWIILFFFGMTFSNLQILLVEVSHFLYMELLIYVSYACKLLSTSIVYYYFVSNSKNSYFYSTDISTLMSQGFVYIIIASLLALVVGMKVPRTHKTSLFEIQYGLLGIIFQKHQIEQLNVRCLNDGTIPTISKPPQF, via the exons ATGGCATCAGTTTGGGAAAAAATAgtctataaaatatttcaatatgccCCCAGTTTAGTCG TGTGCCTGAGTTTTTTACCCTCTGGTCTGGTATTTGGTTACACCATTTCATCATTTGTAGCTGAACGAAATGTTAATTCCGGTTTAATTGTTTATGGACCGATGATTTTGGGGGCATGTGTTGGATTTGTTGCAGCTTTAACAATGTTTATGGTTAAATTTTTCCGTTCTCGGATAATATTTTGGCATACAGATATACTCTTGGTGGCGGCTTCATTTCACTTAATATCAAGTTGTTTCTATTTTGCTGATGATTTCg ATAATGTTGGtgcttttatttcatatttggcACATAGCTTAACATTTCTGGCTGGTCTTAGTTTCCTACATTCGATATGCGGAAAAAGTTGCCGTGCCATACTTTTGTCATTATGCTTCAGTTTCTACATATTGGGCATGGCATCAGCAGTCAGCTTAATTGGCACTTcgtataacaaaaatattatggaAAACCGTACAGGAACTGATGAGGAACTTACCCATGGTATTTATGTAGATTTTGCAGCAGTATATCTTTCCATAGCAGTTGTTGCCCTGGCTCTATTAATTGGTTTGAAGGTACTCAGCTATTTGGGCACAGTTGACTGTGAGAATAGTATGGACAATGAATTTCGTATTGCGAATTCCAATGGCAGCGTGTTTTATAAGAGAGATGACATCATCAAGAGAATAGAATTCTTTTACGTTACCAAAAATCAGCAGTGGAATGTTACGCTGCTTCTAATATTCACAGAGGCGATTCAATActcattgtttatttattttgtattctggttttcattaaattcagcAGTACGATTAACTGGTGTGTCCGATGTTGATTCAATGTTTTGGATTGTGTATGCGGGAACTGTCATCAGCCCATTTTGCTTAGCATTCTGCTCGGTCAAAGTAACATTTGTGGCTAATCAATTGTGCTTGATTGTACTTACTATCTTGAGCATGATCATTTGCAGTTCGGTGAAGACGACAGTACCGTTTTGGATTATATTATTCTTTTTCGGAATGACTTTTTCTAACTTGCAAATTCTTCTGGTCGAAGTTTCGCATTTTCTTTATATGGAGCTGCTAATTTATGTCTCATATGCCTGCAAATTACTGTCGACTTCAATTGTCTACTACTATTTTGTATCAAACTCCAAAAATTCGTATTTTTATTCTACGGACATTAGTACTTTAATGTCGCAGGGATTCGTTTACATCATTATTGCTTCCCTTTTGGCCTTGGTGGTGGGTATGAAAGTTCCTCGCACACATAAAACATCTTTATTCGAAATACAATACGGCTTGCTGGGTATAATATTCCAGAAACATCAGATAGAACAATTAAATGTGAGATGTTTAAATGACGGTACCATTCCAACAATAAGTAAACCACCtcagttttaa
- the LOC135957715 gene encoding uncharacterized protein LOC135957715, producing MYFFCDFLIFICLFVSGFQYGYYCKYTYIYRSLWINWCVLFGVLLCLLLAVGWTLRKYKKRKYLYENFYIVFYGLICSVISAVFLITENTDISFYFIFMAMVVIYLPCYNYISLRCDSHGSRPARIALGNTIYFSGLTAGFSIFNELEPKRCAWVLFGISLFAIVCIIVNEVLQQYHIQDYKSSCDLVFNLLNEEELIYAPRKSIMALFVGRDDYCFKRNIQWLVVGLAAIITIDKCCFYSTTHLNLMYSSTRGYTESNPLYLPYILYVSGCAIGYILMLRYKPKLIYLMFGLIKITIATAVLGVYNDEFPEHCFILLCFYYISMGVYSSISIQMLVECSPFLYTELTLAVSYSLELILMESSKFEIVNEYENDWKMLLVMSAIAICLTICSICLIQFYLVDSAGLVEIRNRLLGIHRLPVKSYENKLFKNNFFLQMEIPPNVSSVVLENNRVFQQYPAEDEKKSKF from the exons ATGtactttttttgtgattttttaa tttttatctGTTTATTTGTTAGTGGTTTCCAGTATGGCTATTATTGCAAATACACGTACATTTATCGCAGTTTATGGATTAATTGGTGTGTCCTGTTTGGTGTTCTGCTGTGTCTCCTTTTAGCCGTAGGTTGGACTTtgcgaaaatataaaaagaggAAATATCTATATGAGAATTTCTATATTGTATTTTATGGTCTGATATGTAGTGTTATAAGTGCAGTCTTCCTTATAACGGAGAATACGG ATATTTCATTCTACTTCATATTCATGGCGATGGTTGTAATTTACCTACCCTGCTATAATTACATTTCACTGCGTTGTGATTCCCATGGTTCAAGGCCGGCCCGCATTGCACTTGGCAATACTATATATTTTTCTGGTCTAACTGCTGGCTTTTCAATCTTTAACGAATTGGAGCCGAAACGATGTGCTTGGGTACTCTTTGGAATATCTCTGTTTGCTATAGTCTGCATTATTGTCAATGAAGTTTTGCAACAATATCATATTCAAGATTACAAGAGCTCCTGTGATCTAGTCTTTAATTTGTTGAATGAAGAGGAATTGATCTATGCTCCCAGAAAATCAATAATGGCCCTTTTTGTAGGTCGGGATGATTACTGCTTTAAGCGCAACATTCAATGGTTGGTGGTAGGTTTGGCAGCGATTATTACAATAGACAAGTGCTGTTTTTATTCAACGACACATCTGAATCTAATGTACAGTTCCACCCGTGGTTACACAGAGAGTAATCCATTGTATTTGCCATATATATTGTATGTCAGTGGTTGTGCTATAGGCTATATCTTAATGCTGCGCTATAAGCCGAAACTGATTTACCTAATGTTTGgcttaattaaaattacaattgcGACTGCTGTATTGGGTGTATATAACGATGAATTCCCAGAGCATTGCTTCATTTTATTATGCTTCTATTATATCAGCATGGGTGTTTATTCCAGTATAAGCATACAAATGTTGGTGGAATGTTCACCGTTTCTTTACACAGAACTGACTTTGGCTGTATCATACTCGCTGGAACTAATCTTAATGGAGAGTAGTAAGTTTGAGATTGTGAATGAGTATGAAAACGACTGGAAGATGCTGTTAGTTATGAGTGCGATAGCTATTTGTCTAACAATTTGCAGTATTTGCTTGATACAGTTTTACTTGGTTGATTCGGCAGGTCTAGTTGAAATACGCAATCGGCTGTTGGGCATACACAGGTTACCAGTGAAGTCATACgagaataaattatttaaaaacaatttctttcTACAAATGGAAATTCCGCCAAATGTTTCGAGCGTTGTTCTAGAGAATAACCGCGTATTTCAGCAATATCCAGCGGAAGATGAAAAGAAATCTAAATTTTAA